From Mya arenaria isolate MELC-2E11 chromosome 12, ASM2691426v1, the proteins below share one genomic window:
- the LOC128212279 gene encoding uncharacterized protein LOC128212279, with protein MQSPGATAGLVIGCIILAILKIFLCYWIQRWRTYSQRQTVVVRTEVNVATNPHHAGYNQPLEQARPLSTPGHVPNNPSWNNKLHAPPAGHEQPTGQARPQITPGYVGNNQPWANHAQDDAPPPYSFTA; from the exons ATGCA GTCACCGGGAGCTACTGCAGGTCTTGTGATCGGCTGCATTATCTTAGCGATCCTAAAGATTTTTCTGTGCTACTGGATACAGCGATGGAGGACATATTCTCAGCGACAAACAGTCGTTGTTAGAA CGGAGGTCAACGTGGCAACTAACCCTCACCACGCGGGCTACAACCAACCTTTGGAGCAAGCCCGACCCCTATCCACCCCTGGTCATGTCCCTAATAACCCATCTTGGAACAACAAACTGCATGCCCCCCCTGCGGGTCATGAACAGCCCACTGGACAAGCCCGGCCCCAAATCACCCCAGGGTACGTGGGCAACAACCAACCATGGGCCAACCATGCTCAAGACGATGCCCCTCCACCTTATTCCTTTACTGCTTGA